A window from Labrus mixtus chromosome 14, fLabMix1.1, whole genome shotgun sequence encodes these proteins:
- the rabep1 gene encoding rab GTPase-binding effector protein 1: MAEQASGPPLSSQHDEVLQQRVAALEQERAEFIKLKQQLEAEFNQKRAKFKELFVSKEEELKRQSTALDGAQAELSFVQDQLTQAQTEMETIRAVATVSENTKQEAIDQVRSQWQEEVASLQAIMKETVCEYEVQFHQRLEQERAQWNQYREAVERELGDLRRRLTEGQEEENLEDEMKKAQEDAEKLRSVVMPMEQEIGALKAKLTTAEDRVKELEASKVKELNHVLEAEKSCRTDLEMYVAVLNTQKSVLQEDAEKLRKELHEVCHKLELERQQHNQLKHTWQRANDQFLESQRLLMRDMQRIESVLSSEQLRQVEEMKKKDQEEDEKERLSQVKELQEEDGGDNTEPLEDSFLGLSIEEPHGNHSAHGSMHSLDTDVVAGGLMDPYKENLRRVQSTDSLGSSLSSQQGLGGHNHKAKSASHLDESDFGPLVGADCSVTDSSFGETASIGSMKLTGSHFLLTKDQEKAIKAMTPEQEETASLLSSISHAPDTAFLPPAGYRLVSDSEWNLLQQEVKNAGRKLGRRCDMCSNYEKQLQVIQGQEADTRDQVKKLQVMLRQANDQLERTMTEKQSLEDSVKAGNEETTAKVSALLQRVQESETLLDTLQQAFSEAKRNTQDQMVVLVKSREQVADELSRLQRDNDSLQGKHRLHVELQQQEDFQMPNTVQELQSLAIRLREDLVSLRTSADHMEEKLKAEILFLKEQIQAEQCLKENLEDTLQLEIEGCKEEIASFSSLKTELERIKAEKQQLQSSLAEKTETLASIQSRRSSLEQQLKELTAAKSALESQVFDEKDKAQRLQTELDVSEQVQKDFVKLSQTLQVQLERIRQAESLDRIKVILNDTNLTDINQLPET; encoded by the exons AGGTGCTGCAGCAGCGAGTGGCCGCtctggagcaggagagagcCGAGTTCATCAAACTCAAACAGCAGCTGGAGGCCGAGTTCAACCAGAAGAGAGCCAAGTTTAAAGAGCTCTTCGTGTCCAAGGAAG aggagctgaagagGCAGTCCACGGCGCTGGACGGCGCCCAGGCCGAGCTGAGCTTCGTCCAGGATCAGCTGACTCAGGCTCAGACGGAGATGGAGACGATCAGAGCCGTGGCCACCGTGTCGGAAAACACCAAACAGGAAGCCATCGACCAGGTCCGCAGCCAGTGGCAGGAGGAGGTGGCGTCCCTGCAGGCCATCATGAAAG AAACAGTTTGTGAGTACGAGGTCCAGTTCCACCAGCGtctggagcaggagagagcCCAGTGGAACCAGTACAGGGAGGCGGTGGAGAGGGAGCTTGGGGACTTGAGACGCCGCCTCACTGAGggccaggaggaggagaacctGGAGGACGAGATGAAGAAG GCCCAGGAGGATGCAGAGAAGCTGCGTTCGGTGGTGATGCCCATGGAGCAGGAGATCGGGGCCCTGAAAGCGAAGCTGACCACAGCCGAGGACAGAGTGAAGGAACTGGAGGCGTCCAAG GTCAAGGAGCTCAATCACGTTCTGGAGGCGGAGAAGTCGTGTCGTACCGACCTGGAGATGTACGTGGCTGTGTTGAACACACAGAAGTCCGTCCTGCAGGAAGACGCAGAAAAACTCCGGAAAGAGCTCCATGAAG TGTGTCACAAACTGGAGTTGGAGCGGCAGCAGCACAACCAGCTGAAGCACACGTGGCAGAGAGCCAACGACCAGTTCCTCGAGTCCCAGCGGCTCCTCATGAGGGACATGCAGAGGATAGAGAGCGTGCTGTCGTCAGAGCAGCTGCGCCaggtggaggagatgaagaagaaagaccag gaggaggatgagaaggaGAGGCTGAGCCAAgtgaaggagctgcaggaggaggacggCGGAGACAACACAGAGCCTCTGGAGGATTCATTCCTCGGGCTGAGCATCGAGGAG cctCATGGTAACCACAGCGCACACGGCTCCATGCACTCCTTAGACACCGATGTGGTCGCAGGAGGACTGATGGACCCCTACAAGGAGAACCTGCGCAGAGTCCAGTCCACAGACAGCCTCGGCTCCTCGCTCTCTTCTCAGCAGGGCCTCGGCGGCCACAACCACAAGGCCAAGTCGGCCAGCCACTTGGACGAGTCGGACTTTGGGCCCTTGGTGGGCGCCGACTGCAGCGTGACGGACAGTAGTTTTGGTGAAACGGCGTCTATCGGCTCCATGAAGTTGACGGGGAGTCACTTCCTGCTGACTAAAGATCAGGAGAAGGCCATCAAGGCCATGACGCCGGAGCAAGAGGAGACGGCGTCCCTGCTGTCCAGCATCTCCCACGCCCCCGACACCGCCTTCTTACCGCCTGCAGGCTACAGGCTGGTCAGCGACAGCGAGTGGAACCTGCTGCAGCAAGAG GTGAAAAACGCAGGCAGGAAGCTCGGCCGCCGTTGTGATATGTGCTCAAACTACGAGAAGCAGCTGCAGGTCATCCAAGGACAAGAGGCGGACACACGGGATCAG GTGAAGAAGCTGCAGGTGATGCTTCGTCAGGCCAACGACCAGCTGGAGAGGACGATGACCGAGAAACAGAGTTTGGAAGATTCGGTCAAAGCAGGAAACGAGGAAACCACGGCTAAG gtCTCCGCCCTCTTGCAGAGAGTCCAGGAGTCGGAGACGTTGCTCGACACGTTGCAGCAGGCCTTcagtgaagccaagaggaacACGCAGGACCAGATG gtggtGCTGGTGAAGTCGAGGGAGCAGGTGGCAGATGAGCTGAGCCGACTACAGCGAGACAACGACAGCCTGCAGGGGAAACACAGGCTGCACGTAGAGCTGCAGCAACAGGAGGACTTTCAGATGCCCAACACTGTGCAA GAGCTACAAAGCCTGGCGATAAGGCTCCGCGAGGACCTGGTGTCGTTACGGACGTCCGCCGATCACATGGAGGAGAAGCTGAAGGCGGAGATCCTGTTCCTGAAGGAGCAGATCCAAGCGGAGCAGTGTCTGAAGGAGAACCTGGAGGACACGCTGCAGCTGGAGATCGAGGGCTGTAAGGAGGAGATCG CGTCTTTCTCCAGTCTGAAGACGGAGCTGGAGCGGATAAAGGCGGAGAAGCAACAG ttgcaGAGCAGTCTAgcagagaagacagaaacacTGGCGAGCATCCAGAGCCGGAGGAGCAGCCTGGAGCAGCAGCTCAAAGAGCTCACCGCTGCAAAG AGTGCACTAGAGAGTCAGGTGTTTGACGAGAAGGACAAAGCTCAGCGGCTGCAGACGGAGCTGGACGTCAGCGAGCAGGTTCAGAAGGACTTTGTCAAACTTTCTCAGACTCTTCAG gtacAGTTGGAGCGAATACGACAGGCAGAGTCTCTGGATCGAATCAAAGTCATCCTCAATGACACCAACTTGACTGACATCAACCAGCTCCCAGAGACATGA